From one Rattus norvegicus strain BN/NHsdMcwi chromosome 7, GRCr8, whole genome shotgun sequence genomic stretch:
- the Mknk2 gene encoding MAP kinase-interacting serine/threonine-protein kinase 2: MVQKRTAELQGFHRSFKGQNPFELAFTLDPAQHGDSDFSPQCEARPDMPSSQPIDIPDAKKRGRKKKRCRATDSFSGRFEDVYQLQEDVLGEGAHARVQTCVNLITNQEYAVKIIEKQLGHIRSRVFREVEMLYQCQGHRNVLELIEFFEEEDRFYLVFEKMRGGSILSHIHRRRHFNELEASVVVQDVASALDFLHNKGIAHRDLKPENILCEHPNQVSPVKICDFDLGSGIKLNGDCSPISTPELLTPCGSAEYMAPEVVEAFSEEASIYDKRCDLWSLGVILYILLSGYPPFVGHCGSDCGWDRGEACPACQNMLFESIQEGKYEFPDKDWSHISFAAKDLISKLLVRDAKQRLSAAQVLQHPWVQGCAPENTLPTPLVLQRNSCAKDLTSFAAEAIAMNRQLAQCEEDAGQDQPVLIRATSRCLQLSPPSQSKLAQRRQRASLSATPVVLVGDRV; the protein is encoded by the exons ATGGTGCAGAAGAGAACAGCCGAACTTCAGGGCTTCCACCGTTCGTTCAAG GGGCAGAATCCTTTCGAGTTGGCCTTCACCTTAGACCCCGCCCAGCACGGGGACTCTGACTTCAGCCCGCAGTGTGAAGCCCGACCTG ACATGCCTTCCAGTCAGCCCATCGACATCCCAGACGCCAAGAAGAGAGGCCGCAAAAAGAAGCGCTGTCGGGCTACTGACAGCTTCTCAGGCAGATTTGAAG ATGTCTACCAGCTGCAGGAGGATGTGCTGGGGGAAGGGGCCCATGCCCGTGTGCAGACCTGTGTCAATCTCATCACCAACCAGGAATATGCTGTCAAG ATCATTGAGAAGCAGCTGGGCCATATCCGCAGCAGGGTGTTCCGGGAGGTGGAGATGCTGTACCAGTGCCAGGGACATAG GAATGTTCTAGAACTGATTGAGTTCTTTGAGGAGGAGGACCGCTTCTACCTGGTGTTTGAAAAGATGCGTGGTG GATCCATCCTGAGCCACATCCACAGAAGGCGCCACTTTAATGAACTGGAGGCCAGCGTGGTGGTACAGGATGTGGCCAGTGCCCTGGACTTCCTGCATAACAAAG GCATCGCCCACAGGGACCTAAAGCCAGAGAACATCCTGTGTGAGCACCCCAACCAG GTCTCGCCAGTGAAGATCTGTGACTTCGATCTTGGCAGTGGCATTAAACTCAACGGAGACTGCTCCCCCATCTCCACGCCAGAGCTGCTCACCCCG TGTGGGTCTGCGGAGTACATGGCACCCGAGGTGGTGGAAGCCTTTAGTGAGGAGGCCAGCATCTATGACAAGCGCTGCGACCTGTGGAGCCTGGGTGTCATCCTGTACATCCTGCTCAGTGGCTACCCGCCCTTCGTAGGCCACTGTGGCAGCGACTGTGGCTGGGACCGCGGGGAGGCCTGCCCTGCCTGCCAG AACATGCTGTTTGAGAGCATCCAGGAAGGGAAGTACGAGTTCCCCGACAAGGACTGGTCCCACATCTCCTTCGCTGCCAAAGACCTCATCTCCAAGCTGCTGGTGCGAGATGCCAAGCAGAGGCTGAGCGCTGCCCAAGTTCTGCAGCACCCCTGGGTGCAGGGG TGTGCTCCAGAGAACACCTTACCAACACCCTTGGTTCTGCAGAG GAACAGCTGTGCCAAAGACCTCACGTCCTTTGCAGCTGAGGCCATCGCCATGAACCGGCAGCTGGCCCAGTGTGAGGAGGACGCTGGGCAGGACCAGCCTGTGCTCATCCGAGCTACCTCACGCTGCCTGCAGTTGTCCCCGCCCTCCCAGTCCAAGCTGGCCCAGAGGCGCCAGAGGGCCAGCCTGTCGGCCACCCCTGT
- the Mknk2 gene encoding MAP kinase-interacting serine/threonine-protein kinase 2 isoform X2, which translates to MPSSQPIDIPDAKKRGRKKKRCRATDSFSGRFEDVYQLQEDVLGEGAHARVQTCVNLITNQEYAVKIIEKQLGHIRSRVFREVEMLYQCQGHRNVLELIEFFEEEDRFYLVFEKMRGGSILSHIHRRRHFNELEASVVVQDVASALDFLHNKGIAHRDLKPENILCEHPNQVSPVKICDFDLGSGIKLNGDCSPISTPELLTPCGSAEYMAPEVVEAFSEEASIYDKRCDLWSLGVILYILLSGYPPFVGHCGSDCGWDRGEACPACQNMLFESIQEGKYEFPDKDWSHISFAAKDLISKLLVRDAKQRLSAAQVLQHPWVQGCAPENTLPTPLVLQRNSCAKDLTSFAAEAIAMNRQLAQCEEDAGQDQPVLIRATSRCLQLSPPSQSKLAQRRQRASLSATPVVLVGDRV; encoded by the exons ATGCCTTCCAGTCAGCCCATCGACATCCCAGACGCCAAGAAGAGAGGCCGCAAAAAGAAGCGCTGTCGGGCTACTGACAGCTTCTCAGGCAGATTTGAAG ATGTCTACCAGCTGCAGGAGGATGTGCTGGGGGAAGGGGCCCATGCCCGTGTGCAGACCTGTGTCAATCTCATCACCAACCAGGAATATGCTGTCAAG ATCATTGAGAAGCAGCTGGGCCATATCCGCAGCAGGGTGTTCCGGGAGGTGGAGATGCTGTACCAGTGCCAGGGACATAG GAATGTTCTAGAACTGATTGAGTTCTTTGAGGAGGAGGACCGCTTCTACCTGGTGTTTGAAAAGATGCGTGGTG GATCCATCCTGAGCCACATCCACAGAAGGCGCCACTTTAATGAACTGGAGGCCAGCGTGGTGGTACAGGATGTGGCCAGTGCCCTGGACTTCCTGCATAACAAAG GCATCGCCCACAGGGACCTAAAGCCAGAGAACATCCTGTGTGAGCACCCCAACCAG GTCTCGCCAGTGAAGATCTGTGACTTCGATCTTGGCAGTGGCATTAAACTCAACGGAGACTGCTCCCCCATCTCCACGCCAGAGCTGCTCACCCCG TGTGGGTCTGCGGAGTACATGGCACCCGAGGTGGTGGAAGCCTTTAGTGAGGAGGCCAGCATCTATGACAAGCGCTGCGACCTGTGGAGCCTGGGTGTCATCCTGTACATCCTGCTCAGTGGCTACCCGCCCTTCGTAGGCCACTGTGGCAGCGACTGTGGCTGGGACCGCGGGGAGGCCTGCCCTGCCTGCCAG AACATGCTGTTTGAGAGCATCCAGGAAGGGAAGTACGAGTTCCCCGACAAGGACTGGTCCCACATCTCCTTCGCTGCCAAAGACCTCATCTCCAAGCTGCTGGTGCGAGATGCCAAGCAGAGGCTGAGCGCTGCCCAAGTTCTGCAGCACCCCTGGGTGCAGGGG TGTGCTCCAGAGAACACCTTACCAACACCCTTGGTTCTGCAGAG GAACAGCTGTGCCAAAGACCTCACGTCCTTTGCAGCTGAGGCCATCGCCATGAACCGGCAGCTGGCCCAGTGTGAGGAGGACGCTGGGCAGGACCAGCCTGTGCTCATCCGAGCTACCTCACGCTGCCTGCAGTTGTCCCCGCCCTCCCAGTCCAAGCTGGCCCAGAGGCGCCAGAGGGCCAGCCTGTCGGCCACCCCTGT